The following are from one region of the Petrotoga mobilis SJ95 genome:
- a CDS encoding DUF1385 domain-containing protein, which yields MKPKPKTVGGQAVIEGVMMKGINTVVAVKRKDGSIAVKRLKDNSWGIWEKIPIIRGFFVLLHSMIIGMNALSYSAKVSGEEDEELTTKDMVIAILLAVAVATLGFGVLPVFLTRPFNIKSEFWFAFVEGFIRAFLVVAYIWGISFMKDIKRVFQYHGAEHKSVYTYENNEPLEVKYARKYTTLHPRCGTSFLIITVFASIIVFAITGGLGFNSTLQKVISRIVLLPLVAGLAYEFQRFTAKIIDTKIGKILAYPGLLLQKITTKEPEKEQLEIGLISLEYALKENFDGEILLDKHGNLLENQGTESKVLAPGVTSFKVDS from the coding sequence GTGAAACCAAAACCTAAAACAGTAGGTGGACAAGCGGTTATCGAAGGCGTAATGATGAAAGGAATAAATACCGTAGTCGCGGTAAAAAGAAAAGACGGAAGTATTGCAGTTAAAAGATTAAAGGATAACTCATGGGGAATTTGGGAAAAAATACCCATTATAAGAGGTTTTTTTGTATTGCTACATTCAATGATAATTGGTATGAACGCATTATCTTATTCGGCTAAAGTATCTGGAGAAGAAGATGAAGAATTAACTACAAAAGATATGGTTATCGCCATATTGCTTGCGGTTGCAGTTGCAACATTAGGGTTTGGTGTTTTACCTGTATTTTTAACCAGACCTTTCAATATTAAATCTGAATTTTGGTTTGCATTTGTTGAAGGCTTTATAAGAGCGTTTTTGGTTGTCGCCTACATCTGGGGTATTTCTTTCATGAAAGATATAAAAAGGGTTTTTCAGTACCACGGAGCCGAACACAAAAGTGTATATACCTACGAAAACAACGAACCTTTAGAGGTCAAATACGCCCGAAAATACACAACTTTACATCCTCGATGTGGTACTAGTTTCTTGATAATTACAGTTTTTGCTTCGATTATTGTTTTTGCCATAACGGGAGGATTAGGCTTCAATTCAACTTTACAGAAAGTAATATCTAGAATAGTGCTTCTTCCATTAGTTGCAGGCTTAGCTTACGAATTTCAAAGGTTCACCGCAAAAATCATCGACACAAAAATAGGAAAAATTCTTGCCTATCCGGGTTTGTTGCTTCAAAAAATTACTACCAAGGAACCTGAAAAAGAACAATTGGAAATAGGGCTCATATCTTTAGAATATGCCCTCAAAGAAAATTTTGATGGGGAAATACTTTTAGATAAACATGGAAACCTACTTGAAAATCAAGGTACCGAAAGCAAAGTCTTAGCTCCAGGCGTAACTTCTTTCAAAGTCGATTCTTAA
- the rho gene encoding transcription termination factor Rho codes for MDENTNNLVSKKQSRDNIQAIEINMAKLNEMTRKELYELARKLEISNYSKMTKSELKFAILRKQTESIGYFFYEGILEVLPDGYGFLRSVDNSLLPGTDDIYVSQSQIRKFNLFTGDIIAGQIRPPKEGERFFALLRVEAVNSLPPENARDRVSFENLTPEYPKTRMVLEHKNAPYSSRIIDLFSPIGFGQRGLIVAPPKAGKTTLLKDIANSIAENYPDTRRYILLIDERPEEVTDIRDTVDANVIAAPFDMDPENQIRIAEMALEHFKRLVEFGHDVVVLVDSLTRVAREYNLYVPSSGKLLSGGLDPAAVIFPKKFFGAARKIREGGSLTILATALIETGSKMDEVIFEEFKGTGNMELVLAREMSNERIFPAINLKLSGTRKEELLYSPDEMKNTIILRKFINDMSPKEALEFILSLLRKHKTNDEIMEAIENQKAL; via the coding sequence ATGGATGAAAATACTAACAATTTAGTATCAAAGAAACAAAGTAGGGATAATATCCAAGCCATTGAAATTAATATGGCTAAATTAAACGAAATGACCAGAAAAGAATTATACGAATTAGCTCGTAAACTTGAAATATCAAATTATTCCAAGATGACAAAAAGCGAATTAAAGTTTGCTATTTTAAGAAAGCAAACTGAATCAATCGGATACTTCTTCTATGAAGGAATTTTGGAAGTATTGCCGGATGGTTACGGTTTCTTGAGAAGCGTAGACAACTCGTTGTTGCCTGGAACCGATGATATATATGTTTCTCAATCACAGATTAGAAAATTCAACCTTTTCACGGGAGACATAATAGCTGGTCAAATAAGACCTCCAAAAGAAGGTGAAAGATTTTTTGCCTTATTAAGAGTAGAAGCGGTAAATTCTTTACCTCCCGAAAACGCTCGGGATAGAGTCTCTTTCGAAAATTTGACTCCCGAGTATCCCAAAACCAGAATGGTTTTGGAACATAAAAACGCACCATACAGTTCCAGAATTATTGATCTATTCTCTCCTATAGGTTTTGGGCAAAGAGGTTTAATAGTTGCTCCCCCTAAGGCTGGTAAAACCACGCTGTTAAAAGATATTGCTAACTCCATTGCTGAAAATTACCCCGATACTAGAAGGTACATACTTTTAATAGACGAACGACCTGAAGAGGTAACGGATATTCGTGATACAGTAGATGCTAACGTCATAGCAGCACCGTTCGATATGGATCCAGAAAATCAAATAAGAATCGCAGAAATGGCTTTGGAACATTTTAAGAGGTTGGTTGAGTTTGGCCACGATGTAGTTGTCCTTGTTGATAGTTTGACGAGAGTTGCACGTGAATACAACCTTTATGTACCATCCAGTGGGAAATTGCTGAGTGGAGGTCTTGACCCTGCCGCTGTAATTTTCCCAAAGAAATTTTTTGGTGCTGCAAGAAAGATTAGAGAAGGCGGTAGTCTTACTATTTTAGCCACTGCATTAATAGAAACAGGATCGAAGATGGATGAAGTGATATTTGAAGAATTTAAAGGTACAGGAAATATGGAACTGGTGTTAGCTAGAGAAATGTCTAATGAGAGAATATTTCCTGCCATAAACTTAAAATTATCGGGTACCCGAAAAGAAGAATTGTTATATAGTCCGGATGAGATGAAAAATACAATCATTCTAAGAAAGTTCATTAACGATATGTCCCCAAAAGAAGCCTTGGAATTCATCTTGAGTTTATTACGAAAGCATAAAACTAATGATGAAATAATGGAAGCGATAGAAAATCAAAAAGCTTTGTGA
- a CDS encoding stage V sporulation protein S, protein MEVLKVSHSSAPNKVAGAIAGVLSKTDEVELQAIGAGAVNQAVKAIAIAKRFIEAKGKEIYVIPGFVEVEVGSEKRTGIKFKVVARVSESISPEEYSQQ, encoded by the coding sequence ATGGAAGTGTTGAAAGTCAGTCATTCATCTGCACCGAACAAAGTTGCTGGAGCTATAGCAGGAGTTCTGTCAAAAACAGACGAGGTTGAGCTACAAGCTATTGGAGCTGGAGCGGTTAATCAAGCAGTGAAGGCTATTGCCATTGCAAAGAGATTTATCGAGGCTAAAGGCAAGGAGATATACGTTATCCCTGGTTTTGTGGAGGTTGAAGTAGGTTCAGAAAAAAGAACTGGTATTAAGTTTAAAGTCGTTGCAAGGGTTTCTGAAAGTATTTCCCCAGAAGAATATTCTCAACAGTAA